In Archocentrus centrarchus isolate MPI-CPG fArcCen1 chromosome 16, fArcCen1, whole genome shotgun sequence, a single window of DNA contains:
- the cicb gene encoding protein capicua homolog isoform X5, with the protein MRPLKKHRGRSPPLTRGRGGRRRGGSQPPQEKDPKRVKRETLVKTTQNTPSKRKHSLPTAANSDKEPITNSNTPTREEPTELSKPVESAEKDGKQTEEKTEKEKIGSANGNSTMPTDSVASPTSAPAPLTTATPAIATSHSPSLGSVSSRKTATFKARVPKKKYTYEHFASNASATSAIPTSSPALVHNSYCNINSKVSDNVNTPNNHFKTSNNVSNSINKSTNSNTTSGINMTSNSCAGSHNSFINSSNSRSNSCSGNQPSVLTVDIKAIEVNHFVSMEDRTLRTADSQEGESQSGEHESEGAPNSVRSSSTDTASEHSADLDVMEAPGPGLHQKNYHIPAPLHNSHPKEPNLSEGLAEALAKGMKNQRVLARCVANGIEAANGGRSCPPSHVFRPGVVRRVSVGAVEVQLQGEETLVKYPFHGGSIMTLSGTESTVDFILDAPPPGMTPVAVGTQVCVPFGGEEGDPLLYREGIVTEVDPHPGVSFPYQVLLREEKETPGGGAIEEKEKRNANSQAVWVSRQSLRLLTPPWEVSHLDGGRAKEREREREREERQRREEMEVEREVCQLSIGMGVLGGGGRIGHGFSHDGVIGGHNYGNVHPPTHSSTVTSSVVTSTGHGCGDNYSDQERQKQPNTPEEDVEVSRFNMGHTVGHKPNPATSQHSNILSKSSGYPPSSPHLSVVRSLGPPHLSTVASPQPIPSPALLGSEMNNATLNLPPSKTTPTQTPTPTSGGGSSSTSSRSRTPLSLAQQKYKKGDVVCTPNGIRKKFNGKQWRRLCSREGCMKESQRRGYCSRHLSMRTKEMEAAGGERGGGGGGSSSGTVTPSDLRGRASSEFEWDDTSRESSEASSRGDSRPRLVLPSLLPHDLSSRFDFDECEAATMLVSLGSSRSGTPSFSPISNQSPFSPAPSPSPSPLFGFRPANFSPITASPVLQHRRHRQPSGTGGGGGGGNKTSTPAGGGERERHTSGVQPTFHNNLTFTVPMSPSKRKPDAPPPPPLPSHHHDYTPKTELEPGDHNNSFRVLSPQTPVSHSHTHTPTFSRPRGVTTPSSSRPPSSTAVSPPPLLVSPTPPSPLTTDGGPRRVVPVSQQALRDSPVIVRNPEVPLAKFTECPLGRGGGGGGGGNEGGKESTSSKDITQTHLTPQPVSGLQVPVPINAAAATVPNGTVLLRSPAQTLVLVSPTPSSLPTADTTANPLQALSVTVSTTLTAPAPSSTDSCGEQEENRGTGFGGEVQQPVPCHPSPTALLPLILPAESLHPVPRKDIIMGRPGTVWTNVEPRSVPVFPWHSLVPFLAPTQSDATSQPGEGQHPVNHPQAASLKTECQGVAALPQEPAEAPPTVERGPPSRPPPASDEPPPEKEKGDTERERPDSETESDVDDPFLPGVVPEQPLSTSPVKRRTQSLSALPKDGDKSSPGKREKDHIRRPMNAFMIFSKRHRALVHQRHPNQDNRTVSKILGEWWYALGPKEKQKYHDLAFQVKEAHFKAHPDWKWCNKDRKKSSSDSRGVPGSKDIRERSMSESTEPHSVELKGVGTGLVGVSERSTGEGHASQLTRPRAFSQSAVHSLERSDRGNTQALAELAQMCGDGGNQFSSHAPPLAQSQRGVSEDMTSDEERMVICEEEGDDDVIEDPYPSSAIDLKCKERVTDSDSENGSGDESDRKRVFAPVICSSASSSSSHHTPHGRSVSLSSYPTSKRYDEGRSGGGGFSDHRRKERGEGEGKNTFGGEEGGNGQAPSLSLASGQSVMSTSPAGGPPSSSVSSLGANPLLRVASTVVTNVMRPVISTPLPIASKPRDGGTSSSPHPSERKSLAPQHQPQLLIGSGSGSGATATGGGYYSSSSPNPIGAGVGPGGVVTNLVLGGTLPPQPSVQLITPSPQPQPSQQQALPPTAVSAQHSQTNGPLPLPLLQPQFLPASSLAPPGSKAITQVQYILPTLPANTNPKSPPQQLSQPTSVFNLPTAPPTHVSLANGKQQGGSPLAGYTSSPAVGVVSPGTRVQAQSPALQGKMLVPMATVRTAPAPAQQFPIVAPPLPVQNGAQSGSKIFQLAHMPVVQSQLPQGGAIHPASPFPVTVGTAAVVAPGSAPSQAVLLPPAPTRITYVQSTPGVPSTLPLVSTTTGSSPSQQALPVPGSAYVPSPHVTLGFTAIAPPGQTLVQPLIAGQPPLLAAAQSPQPSTSAPASGSGGQIVTAIYPPSPSVTMATGVVSMAAVPPSVVYSVSSPSSASPHILPKHTATSSIITHPHPDRQTDRHLPLDRPADRQTDRQTERQAELLTHSERQLERQTQTSSSNSSSSAAPPSGSAGSIRPCSPSLQIQTSGSTPGTPKLTLLPVRIPQKVKATVATIPVGSYEGGGRGKERERDKDREREREREKEREREAAANSHFAFDPEPAGQTASPSAHPTEEPASSDRPLEGSSASDSSDSRNKESTTTKEAGWKESLPSSPLPPPSATEPALPPPQTDKDCPTPKKVKARPPPLKKTFDSVDKTGRVLSEVYFEERFAELPEFRPEEVLPSPTLQSLATSPRAILGSYRRKRKNSTDLDSATDEQISPKRKSRRRSSCSSEPNTPKSAAKCEGDIFTFDRAVSFPAPDGEDILTELEFDKVPYTSLRRTLDQRRALVMQLFQEQGFFPSAQATAAFQTRYSDIFPTKVCLQLKIREVRQKIMQTATPSDASGLGISDSASSIPGPSGSQSGEGSGRAGGDPQDEEAEHGTEASLEDPRDSQDSSR; encoded by the exons CACAAAACACACCCTCCAAACGCAAACACAGCCTACCCACAGCCGCCAACTCTGACAAAGAACCAATCACAAACAGCAATACCCCCACGAGGGAGGAGCCTACTGAACTGAGTAAACCTGTGGAATCAGCTGAGAAGGATGGAAAGCAAACTgaagaaaagacagagaaagagaagataGGGAGCGCAAATGGAAACAGTACTATGCCCACCGATTCTGTAGCATCTCCTACCTCTGCCCCTGCGCCACTCACCACAGCTACACCCGCTATAGCCACCAGTCACAGCCCCAGTTTAGGCTCAGTTTCTAGTAGGAAAACAGCCACATTTAAGGCTCGTGTACCcaagaaaaaatacacatatgAGCACTTTGCTAGCAATGCAAGTGCTACATCTGCCATTCCTACCTCTAGCCCTGCTCTCGTGCATAACAGTTACTGCAATATCAACAGCAAAGTTAGTGATAATGTTAATACTCCCAATAACCATTTCAAGACTAGTAACAATGTTAGTAATAGCATTAATAAAAGCACTAATAGTAACACTACAAGTGGTATTAATATGACTAGCAACAGTTGTGCTGGGAGCCATAATAGTTTTATCAATAGCAGTAATAGCAGAAGTAACAGTTGCTCAGGTAATCAACCATCAGTGCTAACTGTGGACATTAAAGCTATAGAAGTAAATCATTTTGTCTCCATGGAGGATCGAACCCTCAGGACAGCAGATTCCCAGGAAGGAGAGTCCCAGTCTGGGGAACATGAGTCGGAGGGGGCCCCTAACTCAGTGCGCTCCTCCTCCACCGACACAGCTAGTGAGCACTCAGCTGACCTGGATGTGATGGAAGCACCAGGACCAGGTCTTCATCAGAAGAACTACCACATCCCAGCTCCTCTCCATAACTCGCACCCTAAAGAGCCCAATCTGTCCGAGGGACTAGCCGAAGCTCTGGCCAAAGGTATGAAGAACCAGAGAGTTCTGGCTCGCTGTGTTGCGAATGGTATTGAGGCTGCAAATGGTGGACGTTCATGCCCCCCATCACATGTGTTTAGACCAGGGGTGGTGCGTAGGGTGAGTGTGGGTGCTGTCGAAGTCCAGCTTCAAGGAGAGGAGACCCTTGTAAAATACCCTTTTCATGGTGGAAGCATAATGACGTTGTCAGGAACTGAGAGCACTGTGGATTTTATTTTGGATGCCCCCCCACCCGGCATGACACCTGTAGCTGTTGGGACCCAAGTGTGTGTGCCGTTTGGTGGAGAGGAAGGGGATCCTCTGCTGTACAGAGAGGGGATTGTTACTGAGGTGGACCCCCACCCTGGTGTCTCATTTCCTTACCAGGTGCTGCtgagggaagaaaaagaaactccAGGTGGAGGGGCgatagaagagaaagagaaaaggaatgCAAACAGCCAGGCTGTGTGGGTGTCCCGACAGAGCCTGAGATTACTCACCCCTCCTTGGGAGGTCTCACATTTAGATGGTGGGAGAGCAAAGGAGAGAGAGCGGGAGAGGGAAAGGGAAGAGAGGCAGCGGCGGGAGGAGATGGAGGTCGAGAGAGAAGTTTGCCAGCTCAGTATTGGAATGGGGgtactgggaggtggaggaaGGATTGGTCATGGTTTTTCGCATGACGGAGTTATAGGAGGGCATAACTATGGAAACgtacatccacccacccattcCTCCACTGTGACTTCTAGTGTGGTTACCAGCACAGGTCACGGATGCGGAGATAATTACTCTGACcaagaaagacagaaacagcCAAACACACCAGAAGAAGATGTTGAGGTATCTCGTTTTAACATGGGCCACACTGTTGGTCATAAACCAAATCCTGCGACCTCTCAGCACAGCAACATCCTCTCCAAGTCCAGCGGCTACCCTCCCTCTTCCCCCCACCTCTCTGTGGTGAGGAGCTTGGGACCCCCACACCTTTCTACTGTAGCTAGTCCTCAGCCAATCCCATCTCCTGCCTTACTGGGGTCTGAAATGAACAACGCCACTTTAAACCTACCTCCATCCAAAACCACTCCCACACAGACACCTACTCCCACTTCTGGTGGGGGGTCCTCCTCTACTTCCTCACGCTCCAGGACTCCCCTTTCATTGGCTCAGCAGAAATACAAAAAGGGCGATGTTGTTTGCACGCCTAATGGTATCCGTAAGAAGTTCAACGGTAAGCAGTGGAGGAGGCTGTGCTCCAGAGAGGGTTGCATGAAGGAGTCTCAGCGCCGAGGATACTGCTCCAGACACTTGTCCATGAGGACCAAAGAGATGGAGGCTGCAGGtggagagaggggaggaggaggaggaggcagcagCTCAGGGACAGTCACCCCTTCTGACCTGCGGGGAAGAGCAAGCAGTGAGTTTGAGTGGGACGACACATCCAGAGAGAGCAGTGAggccagcagcagaggagactCCAGACCCCGATTGGTCCTCCCTTCCCTCCTCCCTCATGACCTGTCGTCACGGTTTGACTTTGATGAGTGTGAGGCTGCCACCATGCTTGTGTCATTAGGGAGCTCCCGCTCTGGCACCCCCTCCTTTTCTCCCATCTCCAACCAGTCACCCTTTTCCCCTGCCCCCTCTCCCTCACCCTCTCCACTGTTCGGTTTCAGGCCGGCCAACTTCTCCCCAATTACTGCCTCCCCGGTCCTACAACATCGGAGGCACAGGCAGCCCAGTGGcacagggggaggagggggagggggcaATAAGACATCAAccccagctggaggaggagaaagggagAGACACACTTCAGGCGTCCAGCCCACCTTCCACAATAACCTCACTTTTACAGTCCCCATGAGCCCCAGCAAGCGAAAGCCGGATGCACCTCCTCCACCACCCCTGCCCTCACATCACCACGATTACACACCCAAAACAGAGCTGGAGCCGGGAGATCATAACAACTCTTTTAGAGTGTTGTCCCCCCAAACGCCAGTTTCacattcccacacacacacccccaccttCTCCCGACCCAGAGGAGTGACCACTCCCTCCTCCAGCAGGCCCCCATCCTCCACTGCtgtctcccctcctcctcttctggtGTCCCcaactcctccttctcctctcacTACCGATGGAGGGCCTCGTCGTGTGGTCCCTGTTTCCCAACAGGCCTTGCGGGACTCTCCTGTCATTGTAAGGAATCCCGAAGTCCCACTGGCAAAATTTACAGAGTGTCCCttgggaagaggaggaggaggaggtggcggTGGAAACGAGGGAGGGAAGGAAAGCACTTCATCTAAAGACATCACCCAAACCCACCTTACTCCTCAGCCAGTTTCTGGACTCCAGGTTCCCGTCCCAATTAAtgctgctgcagccacagtACCCAATGGCACCGTCCTTTTACGCAGCCCGGCCCAAACTCTGGTGCTCGTGTCCCCGACACCATCCTCCCTGCCCACCGCTGACACCACCGCTAATCCCCTGCAGGCCCTGTCAGTTACCGTCAGCACAACCCTCACAGCTCCCGCTCCAAGTAGTACGGACAGCTGTGGGGAACAAGAGGAGAACAGGGGCACGGGGTTTGGTGGTGAGGTCCAGCAGCCAGTTCCCTGTCACCCCTCCCCTACTGCTCTGCTGCCCCTGATCCTGCCAGCGGAAAGTCTTCACCCCGTCCCACGAAAGGACATCATCATGGGACGTCCAGGCACAG TGTGGACCAATGTAGAGCCCCGGTCAGTTCCAGTCTTCCCTTGGCATTCATTGGTCCCCTTTCTGGCACCCACCCAGTCAGATGCTACTTCTCAGCCAGGAGAGGGCCAGCACCCAGTCAACCACCCCCAAGCAGCCAGTCTGAAGACAG aGTGTCAGGGGGTGGCAGCGCTGCCACAGGAGCCTGCAGAGGCACCTCCCACTGTAGAGAGAGGTCCCCCATCAAGGCCTCCCCCTGCCTCAGATGAGCCGCctccagagaaagagaaaggagatacagagagggagaggcctgacAGTGAAACTGAGAGTGATGTTGATGACCC CTTCCTTCCAGGAGTCGTACCAGAGCAGCCTCTCTCTACATCACCAGTAAAGAGACGTACTCAGTCCCTCAGTGCGCTGCCCAAAGATGGAGACAAGAGCAGCCCTGGAAag AGAGAGAAGGACCACATCAGGCGACCAATGAATGCCTTTATGATTTTCAGTAAGCGCCATCGAGCATTGGTGCACCAGCGGCACCCAAACCAGGACAACAGGACAGTCAGCAAGATTCTTGGGGAGTGGTGGTACGCTCTGGGAcctaaagagaaacagaaatacCATGATCTGGCATTCCAG GTGAAAGAGGCCCACTTCAAGGCCCACCCAGACTGGAAGTGGTgcaacaaagacagaaagaagtCCAGCTCTGATAGTCGTGGGGTACCAGGGAGCAAAGATATCAGAGAGCGGAGCATGTCTGAATCCACAG AGCCCCATTCTGTGGAGCTGAAGGGTGTTGGTACAGGGCTGGTGGGCGTGTCTGAGAGGAGTACAGGAGAGGGGCATGCGAGCCAGCTTACCCGCCCCAGAGCCTTCTCTCAAAGTGCCGTCCACAGCCTGGAGCGGAGTGACAGGGGTAATACGCAAGCCCTTGCAGAACTGGCACAg ATGTGTGGGGATGGTGGCAATCAGTTCTCGAGTCATGCCCCTCCCTTGGCACAGTCTCAGCGTGGGGTCAGCGAGGACATGACCAGTGATGAGGAGCGCATGGTCATCTGTGAGGAGGAGGGAGATGATGACGTCATTG AGGACCCTTATCCCAGCAGCGCCATAGATCTGAAGTGTAAAGAGCGTGTCACTGACAGTGATAGTGAGAACGGTTCAGGTGATGAAAGTGATCGAAAG AGAGTTTTTGCTCCAGTCATCTGCTCTtctgcttcctcctcttcctcacaccATACTCCTCACGGCAGGAgtgtctctctgtcctcttaCCCCACCAGCAAGCGTTATGATGAGGGGAGATCTGGAGGGGGAGGGTTTTCAGACCACAGGAGGaaggaaagaggagagggagagggtaAGAACACATTTGGAGGTGAGGAAGGCGGAAATGGGCAagccccttctctctctctcgcttctGGCCAGTCAGTCATGTCCACTTCTCCAGCCGGAGGGCCTCCTTCCTCGTCAGTAAGTTCACTGGGCGCAAACCCACTCCTGAGGGTAGCCTCCACGGTGGTGACCAATGTAATGCGTCCTGTTATCAGCACACCACTCCCTATTGCCAGCAAACCTAGAGATGGAGGCACTTCATCCAGCCCTCATCCATCAGAAAGGAAGTCCCTGGCTCCCCAGCATCAGCCACAACTCCTGATTGGTTCAGGATCAGGAAGTGGGGCCACAGCCACAGGGGGTGGGTACTACTCTTCATCATCACCCAATCCTATAGGTGCAGGTGTGGGCCCAGGTGGTGTAGTGACTAATTTGGTGTTAGGAGGGACTTTGCCTCCCCAACCCTCTGTACAGCTTATCACCCCCTCCCCACAGCCCCAGCCATCCCAGCAGCAGGCTCTGCCACCCACTGCTGTCTCAGCTCAACATAGCCAAACCAACGGGCCCCTGCCTCTTCCACTGCTTCAGCCCCAGTTCCTTCCTGCTTCCTCCCTGGCACCCCCTGGGAGTAAGGCCATCACTCAAGTTCAGTACATTCTGCCCACCCTACCTGCCAACACCAACCCCAAAAGTCCACCTCAGCAGCTCAGCCAGCCAACCAGTGTCTTCAACCTGCCCACAGCTCCACCGACACATGTGTCCTTGGCCAATGGAAAGCAGCAGGGCGGAAGTCCGCTGGCGGGATATACGTCCAGCCCGGCAGTGGGAGTGGTCAGCCCAGGAACTAGAG TGCAAGCACAGTCTCCGGCGCTCCAGGGTAAAATGCTTGTTCCCATGGCAACAGTGCGGACTGCACCAGCCCCTGCCCAGCAGTTTCCGATTGTGGCTCCACCTCTTCCTGTCCAGAATGGAGCTCAGTCAGGAAGCAAG atctTCCAGCTAGCTCACATGCCAGTTGTCCAGTCCCAACTGCCTCAGGGTGGAGCAATACATCCTGCCAGCCCCTTCCCCGTAACAGTGGGCACAGCTGCTGTGGTAGCGCCAGGATCAGCCCCCTCCCAGGCTGTTCTGCTCCCGCCAGCACCTACAAG GATCACCTATGTCCAGTCAACTCCAGGGGTCCCATCCACCCTGCCGCTAGTCTCCACTACAACAGGTTCCTCCCCTTCACAGCAAGCTCTGCCAGTCCCCGGATCTGCATACGTACCCTCGCCCCATGTAACACTTGGGTTCACAGCCATCGCCCCACCTGGACAGACACTGGTACAACCACTGATTGCAG GTCAACCACCACTCCTAGCCGCAGCTCAGTCTCCACAGCCCTCCACCTCAGCCCCTGCTTCAGGCTCCGGGGGCCAGATAGTAACTGCCATCTACCCTCCTTCACCTAgcgtcaccatggcaacaggggTGGTCTCCATGGCAGCAGTACCCCCCAGCGTGGTCTACTCTGTCTCCAGCCCGTCGAGTGCTTCTCCCCACATCCTTCCCAAACACACAGCAACCTCCTCCATCATCACGCACCCACATCCggacagacagactgacaggcACCTGCCTTTGGACAGACCTGCAGATCGGCAAACTGACAGGCAGACGGAGAGGCAGGCAGAACTGCTGACACATTCGGAAAGACAGCTTGAGAGGCAGACACAGACCtcgagcagcaacagcagcagctcagcggCGCCTCCCAGTGGCTCAGCTGGGTCCATAAGACCCTGCAGTCCCTCGCTTCAGATCCAAACATCCG GAAGTACACCAGGCACACCCAAGCTCACTCTGCTTCCAGTCAGGATCCCACAGAAAGTGAAGGCAACAGTGGCGACCATTCCTGTTGGCAGCTATGAAGGAGGAGGCcgagggaaggagagagagcgtgacaaagacagggagagagagagggagcgagaaAAGGAGCGGGAAAGGGAAGCTGCAGCCAACAGCCATTTTGCCTTTGATCCCGAGCCGGCGGGGCAGACCGCGTCTCCATCAGCACATCCCACCGAGGAGCCGGCATCCTCTGACAGACCGCTGGAGGGCTCCAGTGCTTCAGACTCCTCTGACTCAAGGAACAAGGAAAGCACAACCACCAAAGAG GCTGGGTGGAAGGagtctctcccttcctctcctctccccccTCCATCAGCCACAGAGCCTGCCCTGCCACCCCCACAGACTGACAAAGATTGTCCTACACCCAAAAAAGTCAAAGCCCGCCCACCGCCTCTAAAGAAGACCTTTGACTCCGTTGACAA gaCTGGAAGGGTGCTGTCAGAGGTGTATTTTGAGGAGCGATTTGCTGAGCTGCCCGAGTTTCGGCCCGAGGAGGTTTTGCCGTCACCTACTCTGCAGAGCCTGGCCACTTCACCTCGTGCCATTCTAGGCAGCTATCGCCGCAAGAGGAAGAACTCAACAG ATTTGGACTCAGCTACAGATGAGCAAATCTCGCCGAAGAGAAAGAGTCGGCGGCGTTCCAGCTGCAGCTCCGAGCCCAACACGCCTAAAAGTGCCGCTAAATGCGAGGGGGACATCTTCACCTTTGACAGAGCGG TTTCTTTCCCAGCACCAGATGGAGAAGACatcctgactgaactggagttTGATAAGGTGCCGTACACCTCCCTACGACGAACACTGGACCAGAGGAGAGCGCTGGTTATGCAGCTGTTCCAGGAGCAGGGCTTCTTCCCATCAG CTCAGGCCACTGCAGCCTTCCAGACAAGATACTCCGATATATTCCCCACCAAGgtgtgtctgcagctgaagATAAGAGAGGTGCGGCAGAAGATCATGCAGACAGCTACTCCTTCTGATGCCTCTGGTTTAGgcatctcagactctgccaGCTCCATCCCTGGACCTTCCGGCTCCCAGTCAGGGGAAGGATCTGGGAGAGCGGGTGGAGACCCACAGGATGAAGAAGCAGAACACGGAACAGAAGCGAGCCTGGAGGATCCTCGTGATTCACAGGATTCTTCTAGATGA